Proteins from a single region of Acidianus ambivalens:
- a CDS encoding FAD-binding and (Fe-S)-binding domain-containing protein, which translates to MGIREELESRFGDNFSDSLVERLSHTVDMGFVPELVWSGIKINIIPDYVVYPKSAEDVIDLVKIALKYDVPITPYGRGTNRYGNAIPADGGILVDFSKMDKVEIDEANKIAIVEPGATWKLIDIAAQQKGLQLRTFPSSYDSTAGGGIAGDALGIGSYEYGFICDNISFIDMVNPKGELVHLEGKDLAIACGAEGTTGIIVKAGIKLRQFSNTEAMVISFDDFDKTYNAIGEFYREVIPAWHIQVRGPAISSYIAEKFKASLDPGKWNMVRLYPSPRSSIVEPKLYRIAQTYGGRIFEGEWTGWWSFNHGVNAALRTKGLLIHQHGLIHYTKIKELIEGLEKNIGKLGTLNEDNGFDLDIDLERREVLLVNAFTQASLSPVDKRIIYELAKNTLMMGEYIKVGGSMLSIGIFVHKYAKNRLSTMGRTFQELGVDRYEEIKKYKEEMDPNEIFNPGKVFDPKRRAKAVLEIVGKQQEALRFRFGIGFAKALMPGGEIEGYKVAKRYLDIFVDYALTCIDCAMCVTVCPQFKLVPQWPYAPKGMFDFTRGVISYYELHNSVDIPDSAIAEISGCHKCGLCDGVCPAKTPISTLLIKLNSLVAKKIPEEKVPDTPIPVKYNDIIDENSEIGLWLGKYVIENPTVLFSSLELLKKLGIRIKLFNTSNDSGFLQYISGNGKDLTEIMKNNLEKMKNISELITLTPEDYKAFSEAYKEYAKFAGVNIEAEATPLELRLLKSIQFEGNEEITLHVACFSSTYADDIIKRLRDKGFKVRKVEGCSGAILEKNIGKRADMMAKALGEKYQNLITLCPLAAVKFRSVGINAKTLIEFIAEKVGVNIAIEATEYKIPQSVKDKISEIINNEIIASLSKRIQILVDTVSFVSSGEVEYKKIIEPVITEAVDEAGNNILKKIREIIDNETSGKSEAEKIVIKSAFIKELSAIIMSLTLQPIIELIIKQVKSNTSEDFDQRIMANAILELLREKEDSLNKSIVNL; encoded by the coding sequence TTGGGCATAAGGGAAGAGTTGGAATCTCGCTTTGGCGATAACTTTTCTGATAGTTTAGTTGAAAGGCTATCACATACAGTAGATATGGGATTTGTTCCTGAACTTGTATGGTCAGGAATTAAAATAAATATTATTCCAGACTATGTAGTTTATCCCAAATCTGCTGAAGATGTAATAGATTTAGTAAAAATAGCGTTAAAGTATGACGTGCCAATAACTCCTTATGGTAGAGGTACAAATAGGTATGGAAATGCAATTCCTGCAGATGGTGGTATCCTAGTAGATTTCTCTAAGATGGATAAAGTTGAAATAGATGAAGCAAATAAAATAGCTATAGTAGAGCCTGGGGCTACTTGGAAGCTTATAGATATAGCAGCGCAACAAAAAGGTCTTCAGTTAAGAACTTTTCCGTCGTCATACGATTCAACAGCTGGAGGAGGCATAGCCGGAGACGCTTTAGGAATAGGCTCTTATGAGTATGGATTCATTTGCGATAATATTAGCTTTATTGATATGGTAAATCCAAAGGGTGAATTAGTTCATTTAGAAGGAAAAGATCTTGCAATAGCTTGTGGAGCTGAAGGAACTACAGGAATAATTGTTAAAGCAGGAATTAAATTAAGGCAATTTAGTAATACTGAAGCAATGGTAATCTCTTTTGACGACTTTGATAAGACTTACAACGCAATAGGAGAATTTTATAGAGAAGTAATTCCAGCTTGGCATATACAAGTTAGAGGTCCTGCAATATCTAGTTATATTGCAGAGAAATTTAAAGCATCTTTAGATCCAGGAAAGTGGAACATGGTAAGATTATATCCTTCACCTAGGTCTTCGATTGTAGAACCTAAATTATATAGAATAGCACAGACATATGGAGGAAGGATCTTTGAAGGAGAATGGACAGGATGGTGGTCATTCAATCACGGTGTTAATGCAGCTCTAAGAACTAAGGGTTTATTAATTCATCAGCACGGTTTAATACATTATACTAAAATAAAGGAACTAATAGAAGGCCTTGAAAAGAATATAGGTAAGTTAGGTACTCTAAATGAAGATAATGGTTTTGATCTGGATATAGACTTAGAGAGAAGAGAAGTTCTTTTAGTAAATGCCTTTACTCAAGCATCATTATCTCCAGTTGATAAGAGAATTATCTATGAGTTGGCTAAAAATACTTTGATGATGGGCGAATACATAAAAGTAGGAGGATCTATGCTATCTATAGGAATATTTGTTCATAAGTACGCTAAGAATAGGCTAAGTACCATGGGAAGAACTTTTCAAGAACTAGGCGTTGATAGGTACGAGGAAATAAAGAAGTATAAAGAAGAAATGGATCCTAATGAAATATTTAATCCTGGAAAAGTATTTGATCCTAAGCGTAGGGCTAAAGCAGTTCTAGAGATAGTAGGAAAGCAGCAAGAAGCCTTAAGGTTTAGGTTTGGAATAGGCTTCGCTAAAGCGTTAATGCCAGGTGGCGAAATAGAAGGTTATAAGGTTGCTAAGCGTTACCTCGATATTTTCGTAGATTACGCATTAACTTGTATAGACTGTGCTATGTGCGTAACAGTATGCCCTCAGTTTAAACTAGTTCCTCAATGGCCTTATGCTCCTAAAGGAATGTTTGACTTTACTAGAGGAGTAATAAGCTATTATGAGTTACATAATTCAGTTGACATTCCGGATAGTGCAATAGCGGAAATATCTGGATGCCATAAGTGCGGATTATGTGATGGCGTTTGCCCTGCTAAAACACCAATCTCTACTCTTTTAATTAAGCTGAATAGTCTTGTTGCAAAGAAGATTCCAGAAGAAAAAGTTCCTGATACTCCTATTCCAGTTAAATATAATGATATTATTGATGAAAATAGTGAAATAGGATTATGGTTAGGTAAATATGTAATTGAAAATCCTACAGTACTATTCTCGTCTTTAGAATTACTCAAAAAGCTCGGAATAAGAATAAAGTTATTTAATACTTCTAATGATAGCGGATTTTTGCAATATATAAGCGGAAATGGAAAAGATCTTACAGAAATAATGAAAAATAATTTAGAGAAAATGAAGAATATATCTGAGCTAATTACTTTAACGCCGGAGGACTATAAAGCGTTCTCCGAGGCTTATAAAGAATATGCAAAATTTGCGGGAGTAAATATTGAAGCAGAGGCTACTCCTTTAGAACTAAGGCTATTAAAATCTATACAATTTGAGGGTAATGAAGAAATAACTCTTCACGTAGCATGTTTTTCATCAACTTACGCAGATGATATAATAAAAAGACTTAGAGATAAGGGATTTAAAGTAAGGAAAGTTGAAGGATGTTCTGGTGCTATATTAGAGAAAAATATAGGTAAAAGAGCAGATATGATGGCTAAAGCTTTAGGAGAGAAGTATCAAAATCTGATAACTTTATGTCCATTAGCTGCTGTGAAATTCAGAAGTGTTGGTATAAACGCAAAGACTTTAATAGAATTTATTGCTGAAAAAGTTGGTGTCAATATAGCAATAGAAGCTACAGAATATAAAATACCTCAATCTGTAAAAGATAAAATAAGTGAAATAATAAATAATGAAATTATTGCTTCTTTAAGTAAAAGAATTCAAATTCTTGTGGATACAGTATCTTTTGTATCTTCTGGAGAAGTCGAATATAAGAAAATAATAGAACCAGTAATTACAGAGGCTGTAGATGAAGCTGGCAATAATATTCTTAAAAAAATTAGAGAAATTATAGATAACGAAACTTCTGGCAAATCCGAAGCAGAGAAAATTGTTATAAAGTCTGCATTCATAAAAGAGCTGTCAGCAATTATAATGTCTCTTACGCTTCAGCCTATAATTGAGTTAATAATTAAGCAAGTAAAATCCAATACTTCAGAGGATTTCGATCAAAGAATTATGGCAAACGCTATTCTAGAATTATTAAGAGAGAAAGAGGACTCACTAAATAAGTCTATAGTAAACTTGTGA
- a CDS encoding HIT family protein, producing the protein MTDINLSKKVVVSNMCLFCKIAKKEESAYIVYEDEYTIAFLDKFPLAPGHTLVVTKEHFDDFLNTKKEYLEKLAFSSNIVSRAVKESVKSSGIRLLTNVGKSAGQVIFHVHIHIIPTWDGSYPEEFSYFEPRKEQRKEYYEFLQRVISQNVKNILSL; encoded by the coding sequence ATGACCGATATAAACTTAAGTAAGAAAGTAGTTGTAAGTAATATGTGCTTATTCTGTAAAATTGCAAAAAAGGAAGAGTCTGCATATATTGTTTATGAGGACGAGTATACTATAGCTTTTTTAGATAAATTCCCATTAGCGCCTGGCCACACATTAGTAGTTACAAAAGAACACTTTGATGATTTTCTAAATACTAAAAAAGAGTATTTAGAAAAACTAGCATTTTCTTCAAATATAGTTAGCAGGGCAGTAAAAGAGTCAGTGAAATCTTCTGGAATAAGACTTCTAACTAATGTAGGAAAAAGTGCAGGTCAAGTTATATTTCATGTTCATATTCATATAATACCTACTTGGGACGGCTCTTATCCTGAGGAATTTTCTTATTTCGAGCCTAGGAAAGAGCAACGTAAAGAATATTATGAATTCTTACAAAGAGTTATTAGTCAGAATGTTAAAAATATTTTAAGTTTATAG
- a CDS encoding METTL5 family protein → MADLGCGTGRFCAAASFLGAYCACIEIDNESITLAKKVFKELGIDADFINADVEYFYSQSKFDTVIENPPFGVKRKGYDLIFLNSALDLSNDVVYSIHKSNEKSEEIIKNIARKKGFSSEVITTNFEIGYYYPWHRNNIHKFLVDIYLFKKIT, encoded by the coding sequence GTGGCAGATCTAGGTTGTGGCACAGGAAGATTTTGTGCAGCTGCGAGTTTTCTAGGAGCTTATTGTGCTTGTATAGAGATCGATAATGAAAGCATTACGTTAGCTAAAAAAGTCTTTAAAGAACTAGGAATAGACGCAGACTTCATCAACGCAGACGTTGAGTATTTTTACTCTCAGTCAAAATTTGATACTGTAATTGAAAATCCACCCTTTGGAGTTAAGAGAAAAGGTTATGATCTAATTTTCCTAAACTCAGCGTTAGATTTATCAAATGACGTTGTATATTCCATTCATAAAAGTAATGAGAAATCTGAGGAAATAATTAAAAATATTGCCAGAAAAAAAGGATTTTCAAGCGAAGTAATAACTACTAATTTTGAAATAGGATATTACTATCCATGGCATAGAAACAATATTCATAAATTTTTAGTTGATATCTATCTTTTTAAAAAGATTACCTGA
- a CDS encoding phosphoglycolate phosphatase — protein sequence MFLVASDYDRTLASEKNGFVISDEVKEKVNEFSKKYPFVVVTGRERKFINVLAKGLNPTAWVLENGPLLLIGEKEIHLVNKEWFEIRQSIVEKLEKLGLRYSVGKIIIYLDNVGNFSNKLRFDCARVEWNRNDAMIMPKNMDKGKGLLELVKILNFKGKIIAIGDSQNDIPLFKVADYKVAVANALDEVKKIADLVLNEENGKGVISLLEMIESGNLFKKIDIN from the coding sequence TTGTTTTTAGTTGCTTCAGATTACGATAGAACGTTAGCTAGCGAGAAGAATGGTTTTGTAATTTCAGACGAAGTTAAAGAGAAAGTTAATGAATTTTCAAAGAAATATCCATTCGTAGTAGTAACTGGCAGAGAAAGAAAATTCATTAATGTTTTAGCAAAAGGATTAAATCCTACAGCATGGGTTTTAGAGAATGGTCCTCTTTTGCTTATAGGAGAAAAAGAGATACACTTAGTAAATAAGGAATGGTTTGAAATAAGACAAAGTATAGTTGAAAAATTGGAAAAATTAGGCTTAAGATATTCCGTCGGCAAGATAATTATTTATCTTGATAATGTAGGAAACTTTAGTAATAAATTAAGATTTGATTGTGCTAGAGTGGAGTGGAATAGAAACGATGCTATGATAATGCCTAAAAATATGGATAAAGGTAAAGGCCTACTAGAACTTGTAAAAATTCTAAATTTTAAAGGCAAAATTATAGCTATTGGAGACAGTCAGAACGATATTCCACTATTTAAAGTAGCAGATTATAAGGTAGCTGTAGCTAATGCTCTAGATGAAGTAAAAAAGATTGCTGATTTAGTTCTAAATGAGGAGAATGGTAAAGGAGTGATCTCATTACTTGAAATGATAGAATCAGGTAATCTTTTTAAAAAGATAGATATCAACTAA
- the cobT gene encoding nicotinate mononucleotide-dependent phosphoribosyltransferase CobT: MIKEVLGSFIENLKTAKNYPFILVIATTDVSLIPGITVAGASPELTHFTPAADAEFLVLGKCKVINTVPITPDGIPTPALVTRASLSFTKVTKLVVNAGSKILPKIPFIDVGGKPGGDIRKYSLDLETTQRIIENSTLLGEELSNTYDLLVIGESIPAGTTTAMAVLQGLGYNAIDKVSSASPTNPKELKRKVVLDALKNLPSNTLGKIAKLADPMLISVAGISLGFKGKILLAGGTQMTAAAAIIKEFNKEKLKDIAIGTTKWIVKDRCSDIISLAKQVGVSLIYADLDFSKSKHKGIRVYEEGYVKEGVGAGGASILAMVNGAKNEDIVRKVDDMYSELLISKN; this comes from the coding sequence ATGATAAAGGAAGTATTAGGAAGTTTTATTGAGAATCTTAAAACAGCAAAGAATTATCCATTTATTCTTGTAATAGCAACTACAGACGTAAGTTTAATACCAGGCATTACAGTTGCAGGTGCTTCTCCAGAGCTAACTCACTTTACACCCGCTGCAGATGCGGAATTTTTAGTTCTTGGAAAATGTAAGGTAATAAATACAGTGCCCATCACTCCTGATGGAATTCCAACACCAGCTTTAGTAACTAGGGCTTCCTTATCTTTCACTAAAGTGACTAAACTTGTTGTAAATGCAGGAAGTAAAATTCTACCAAAAATACCTTTTATAGATGTAGGAGGAAAACCCGGAGGGGATATCAGAAAATATTCGCTAGATTTAGAAACAACACAGAGAATAATTGAAAATTCTACTCTTTTAGGTGAGGAATTATCCAATACTTATGATCTCTTAGTCATAGGTGAATCAATTCCTGCCGGAACTACTACTGCCATGGCTGTATTACAAGGTTTAGGATATAATGCAATAGATAAAGTAAGTTCTGCATCGCCTACTAATCCTAAAGAATTAAAGAGGAAAGTAGTTTTAGATGCTCTTAAGAATCTCCCTAGTAATACGCTAGGGAAGATTGCGAAATTAGCAGATCCAATGCTGATTTCAGTGGCAGGAATTTCACTAGGATTCAAAGGAAAGATCTTATTAGCAGGAGGTACTCAGATGACTGCAGCTGCTGCAATAATAAAGGAATTTAATAAAGAAAAATTAAAAGACATTGCAATAGGAACTACTAAATGGATAGTTAAGGATAGATGCTCAGATATAATTTCACTAGCTAAGCAAGTTGGCGTAAGTCTAATTTATGCAGATTTAGATTTCTCTAAATCTAAACATAAAGGAATAAGAGTCTATGAAGAAGGATACGTAAAAGAAGGTGTAGGAGCAGGAGGAGCTTCAATACTTGCAATGGTTAATGGAGCTAAAAATGAAGACATCGTTAGAAAAGTGGATGATATGTATTCAGAATTGCTTATAAGCAAGAATTAA
- a CDS encoding HAD family hydrolase, whose amino-acid sequence MKAIFVDMGETLVKFTPRYYEAVTNAIREKGFDVDEREVFRALMQQLGNHHFPHPEVGGLSNIDFRDLFYRLGLVANDKVIKDLESRSYLSNKYELFDDAIPFLEEVKKMGLKVILVSNATSSIHKIIRELNLIKYLDGIVASCDLGVMKPHPKIFYYAKRMAGGDGIHIGDVYEIDVVGARRAYLDAILLDRFNYYPEIKENKVNNLLQAVKLIKEKLNY is encoded by the coding sequence ATGAAGGCTATTTTTGTTGATATGGGCGAAACGCTAGTAAAATTCACACCCAGATATTATGAAGCTGTAACTAACGCTATCAGAGAGAAAGGTTTCGATGTAGATGAGAGAGAAGTGTTTAGAGCCTTAATGCAACAATTAGGTAATCATCATTTTCCGCATCCCGAAGTAGGAGGGCTATCAAACATTGATTTTAGAGATTTATTCTATAGATTAGGATTAGTAGCAAACGATAAAGTTATTAAAGATTTAGAAAGTAGATCTTATCTTTCAAATAAATATGAATTATTCGACGATGCAATACCGTTTTTGGAGGAAGTTAAAAAAATGGGATTAAAAGTGATATTAGTAAGTAACGCCACGTCAAGCATACATAAAATAATTAGAGAGCTCAATTTAATAAAATACCTTGATGGAATAGTAGCATCTTGCGATTTAGGAGTAATGAAGCCTCACCCAAAAATTTTCTACTATGCAAAAAGAATGGCTGGAGGAGATGGAATTCATATAGGAGACGTTTATGAAATAGATGTAGTAGGTGCTAGAAGAGCCTATCTAGATGCAATACTATTAGACAGATTTAATTATTATCCAGAAATTAAGGAAAATAAGGTGAATAATCTATTACAAGCAGTAAAATTAATAAAAGAGAAGTTGAACTATTAG
- a CDS encoding NAD+ synthase translates to MRVQSVLQELKDVNYSVISEYIIRRISEYITESGKNGGIIGLSGGIDSSVTTVLLSKATQNYFILLMPSSSTPQKDMEDAKKIINMIGANNKYKIINIDPILESFKNEIKTNDKLVLGNIKARIRMILLYAYAQIMNYLVIGTGDKSELLLGYFTKYGDGGVDILPIGDLYKTQVRELGRYLGLPEDIVTKPSSPALWEGQTAEGELGVSYDIIDAVLYLRVEKMMDIESIAKELQIDTEIVHKIDRMIKTSQHKRLPPEIFRLSGRAINSDWRYPREWI, encoded by the coding sequence ATGAGAGTTCAATCAGTGCTTCAGGAACTTAAGGACGTTAATTATAGTGTAATTTCAGAATATATAATTAGAAGAATTTCAGAATATATAACTGAAAGTGGTAAAAATGGAGGAATTATAGGCTTAAGTGGAGGAATAGATTCTTCTGTAACTACTGTACTTTTAAGCAAGGCTACTCAAAATTACTTCATTTTACTTATGCCATCCTCTTCTACACCTCAAAAGGATATGGAAGATGCAAAGAAAATAATAAATATGATAGGAGCAAATAATAAATATAAAATTATAAATATAGATCCAATATTAGAATCTTTTAAAAATGAAATAAAAACAAATGATAAATTAGTTTTGGGCAACATTAAAGCTAGAATTAGAATGATACTTCTTTATGCATACGCACAAATCATGAATTACCTAGTGATTGGCACCGGAGATAAAAGCGAATTGCTATTGGGTTATTTTACTAAATATGGAGATGGCGGAGTTGATATTTTACCTATAGGCGATTTATATAAAACTCAAGTAAGAGAACTTGGTAGATATTTAGGTTTACCAGAAGATATAGTGACTAAACCGAGTTCTCCAGCACTTTGGGAAGGTCAAACTGCTGAAGGGGAACTTGGAGTTTCTTATGATATAATAGATGCAGTACTATACCTTAGAGTAGAAAAAATGATGGATATAGAATCTATAGCTAAAGAACTTCAGATTGATACCGAAATCGTACATAAAATAGATAGAATGATAAAAACCTCGCAACATAAAAGATTGCCACCAGAAATATTTAGACTGAGTGGGAGAGCTATTAACTCAGACTGGAGGTATCCTAGAGAATGGATATAG
- a CDS encoding transcriptional regulator, translating into MEYDFLTTREKIFYLLMYADEPLTAKQIMKILGIKKEKEVYSHIYHLAKSSKRKDFIIIMFPPECEDCGYVFKLEIPKKPSKCPICKSERIKPPSFLIRKKGKNNE; encoded by the coding sequence ATGGAGTACGATTTTTTAACTACTAGAGAAAAGATTTTTTACCTTTTAATGTACGCGGACGAGCCTCTTACTGCTAAGCAGATAATGAAGATTCTAGGGATAAAAAAGGAAAAAGAAGTTTATTCTCATATATATCATTTAGCTAAATCATCTAAAAGAAAGGATTTCATTATAATTATGTTTCCTCCTGAATGTGAGGACTGTGGATATGTATTTAAATTAGAAATTCCTAAAAAACCTAGTAAATGCCCAATTTGTAAATCGGAGAGAATAAAGCCTCCAAGCTTTTTAATAAGAAAGAAAGGAAAAAATAATGAATGA
- a CDS encoding chlorite dismutase family protein: MVNEVYMMVYSIKFDKDWWRLNHEARKSILSKSEEVANEIKRDVISIKKFSSLSQESNIIYWLSSFSTSPFLEFRSAILSAFEGYALESNLFLSVFKPSPYMKSNFDPKVVLGGEQLKYFVAYPMKKSPEWYLLPFEEREKIMKEHIDMAINNPKNNGIKSYTTYSFGIGDYEFVVIYEIPDLFNWVDVVEKLREAKARKWIVKEEPLIVGETKAFDFLA, from the coding sequence ATGGTTAATGAAGTTTATATGATGGTGTATTCAATTAAATTTGATAAAGACTGGTGGAGACTTAATCATGAAGCTAGAAAATCGATATTAAGTAAGTCAGAGGAAGTTGCTAATGAAATTAAGAGGGATGTAATATCTATTAAGAAATTCTCTTCTCTGTCTCAAGAGTCTAACATAATCTATTGGCTATCTTCTTTTAGTACTTCTCCATTTTTGGAGTTTAGATCGGCTATATTATCAGCATTTGAGGGATATGCTTTAGAGTCCAACTTATTTCTTTCAGTCTTTAAGCCTTCTCCTTATATGAAATCAAATTTCGATCCTAAAGTAGTTTTAGGAGGAGAGCAATTAAAGTATTTTGTTGCGTATCCTATGAAAAAATCTCCTGAATGGTATTTATTGCCTTTTGAAGAGAGAGAAAAAATAATGAAAGAGCACATAGATATGGCAATTAATAATCCAAAAAATAACGGTATTAAATCGTATACTACATACTCATTTGGAATAGGAGATTACGAATTTGTAGTAATTTACGAGATTCCAGACTTATTTAATTGGGTGGATGTTGTAGAAAAATTAAGAGAAGCTAAGGCTAGAAAATGGATCGTAAAAGAAGAACCATTAATTGTAGGAGAGACTAAGGCGTTTGATTTCTTAGCATAA
- the nadA gene encoding quinolinate synthase NadA encodes MTDYAELIKRIKELKREKNAIILGHNYMDYAVQLVSDFTGDSYDLAVKVMKTNADIIVFAGVYFMAEQAAALNQDKLVLSPDPKAGCTLSDALDVDTLKKFKEEYSHAPVVLYINTSIYAKALADYIVTSSTAVKIVKALDSDVVLFGPDANLANYVEKKTGKKIIKVPPNGRCLVHASYVKQFVEMARKKYPNAVLMAHPESPLEILEAADFVGSTNQMIKFAKESKYKEFIVATEIGMLNALKLQVPDKVFYPLISTESCACARCPYMAMITLEKIENSLENEVTKVIVPKDVAEKAKEAFERTMKLLEKLS; translated from the coding sequence ATGACAGATTACGCCGAGTTAATAAAGAGAATTAAAGAACTAAAGAGAGAAAAGAACGCTATTATTTTAGGGCATAATTATATGGACTACGCAGTTCAGCTAGTTTCAGACTTTACTGGAGATTCTTACGATCTAGCAGTAAAGGTGATGAAAACTAATGCCGACATTATAGTGTTTGCTGGAGTATATTTCATGGCAGAACAAGCCGCAGCTTTAAATCAGGATAAGTTAGTATTATCTCCAGATCCTAAAGCCGGATGTACGTTATCTGACGCATTAGATGTTGATACATTAAAGAAATTTAAGGAAGAATACTCGCACGCTCCAGTAGTTTTATATATAAATACTAGTATTTATGCAAAAGCGTTAGCAGACTATATAGTTACTTCTTCTACTGCAGTAAAGATTGTTAAAGCTTTAGATTCCGATGTTGTATTATTTGGGCCAGATGCGAATTTAGCAAATTATGTTGAAAAGAAAACAGGAAAGAAGATAATCAAAGTACCACCAAATGGTAGATGTTTAGTTCATGCTTCATATGTTAAGCAGTTTGTAGAAATGGCAAGGAAGAAATATCCAAACGCAGTATTAATGGCTCATCCAGAATCTCCTTTAGAAATCTTGGAAGCTGCAGATTTTGTAGGATCAACTAATCAAATGATAAAATTCGCAAAGGAAAGTAAATACAAGGAATTTATAGTAGCCACCGAGATAGGTATGTTAAATGCACTAAAACTTCAAGTTCCAGATAAAGTATTTTATCCATTAATAAGTACGGAATCGTGTGCTTGTGCTAGATGCCCATACATGGCAATGATAACATTAGAGAAAATAGAGAACTCATTGGAGAATGAAGTTACAAAGGTAATAGTTCCAAAAGATGTTGCAGAAAAAGCAAAAGAAGCATTTGAAAGAACTATGAAACTTCTTGAGAAATTGAGTTAA
- a CDS encoding TIM barrel protein, producing MPKIYLGTAGIPLSAKGKSTIEGVKKVKELGLNAMEVEFVQGVKMSIEKAKELGEVAKTIGVRLSVHAPYYINLCSEEKEKIEASKNRILETATRAEAMGADAIAIHIAFYGKKSKREECLDEVKSGLGEILDKSKELGIMNVKFGIETMAKETAIGTLDEVILLSKELDRQIIPYIDWAHTFARQGGQIDYGEILDRLTKELGLTHINSHFEGLEIRNGKYVDIHRSIVYNTPPFEPLAREILKRNISITLICESPELENDALRMKKILEDLGYKFGE from the coding sequence ATGCCAAAAATTTACTTGGGTACGGCAGGCATTCCTTTATCTGCCAAAGGTAAAAGCACTATTGAAGGCGTAAAGAAAGTAAAAGAGCTGGGTCTCAATGCTATGGAAGTAGAATTTGTACAAGGAGTAAAGATGAGTATTGAAAAGGCGAAAGAATTAGGTGAAGTTGCAAAAACTATAGGAGTAAGATTATCAGTACATGCTCCATATTATATAAATTTGTGCTCAGAGGAAAAAGAAAAAATAGAAGCATCTAAAAATAGAATATTGGAAACTGCAACTAGAGCTGAAGCTATGGGAGCAGACGCTATAGCAATACATATAGCATTTTATGGAAAAAAATCTAAGAGAGAAGAATGCTTAGATGAAGTTAAATCTGGTCTAGGAGAGATTTTAGATAAATCTAAGGAACTAGGTATAATGAATGTGAAGTTTGGAATAGAAACAATGGCTAAAGAAACTGCAATAGGAACTTTAGATGAAGTTATTTTGCTATCAAAGGAACTTGATAGACAGATAATTCCATATATAGATTGGGCTCATACTTTTGCCAGACAAGGAGGACAGATAGATTATGGAGAAATTTTAGATAGACTAACTAAGGAACTAGGTTTAACTCATATAAATTCTCATTTTGAAGGACTAGAAATAAGAAATGGCAAATATGTCGATATACACAGATCCATAGTCTATAATACTCCGCCTTTTGAGCCTTTAGCAAGGGAAATTCTGAAAAGAAATATTTCAATAACATTAATTTGCGAAAGTCCAGAGCTCGAAAACGATGCATTAAGAATGAAAAAGATATTAGAAGATCTTGGATATAAATTTGGTGAATAA
- a CDS encoding NUDIX hydrolase, which translates to MKLFSGKKFEVYLDKFDLPNGKIRETEYIKHRGSAVIIPLIDENTIILEKQFRPIIGKWIYELPAGTMEEGEAPETTAKRELIEETGYEAETLIHLIDFYPSPGISTELMHLFLAKGLKFVGSKPEEYEVIEIEKKNIYEILEMIKNHEIEDAKTIIGIFYYQFMLRNQTP; encoded by the coding sequence ATGAAATTGTTTAGTGGCAAAAAATTCGAAGTTTACTTAGATAAATTTGATCTACCTAATGGTAAAATTAGAGAAACTGAATATATAAAACATAGAGGATCTGCAGTAATAATACCTCTTATTGATGAAAATACAATAATTTTAGAAAAGCAATTCAGACCAATTATAGGTAAGTGGATATACGAATTGCCTGCTGGTACTATGGAAGAAGGCGAAGCACCTGAAACTACTGCCAAGAGAGAATTGATTGAAGAAACAGGATATGAGGCCGAGACTCTAATTCACCTTATAGACTTTTATCCTTCACCAGGGATAAGTACTGAATTAATGCACCTCTTTTTAGCTAAAGGATTAAAATTTGTAGGAAGTAAACCAGAGGAATATGAAGTTATAGAAATAGAAAAGAAAAATATTTACGAAATTCTAGAAATGATAAAAAATCACGAGATTGAAGACGCTAAAACTATAATAGGAATATTTTACTATCAATTTATGCTAAGAAATCAAACGCCTTAG